The Mercurialis annua linkage group LG8, ddMerAnnu1.2, whole genome shotgun sequence genome window below encodes:
- the LOC130014971 gene encoding uncharacterized protein LOC130014971, with translation MGKDKREHDLSGRGDPKLSTNYRAAQQFDHFDREESVRDSILRYEAEKECIVVDTENAAETEPDKAAEMDIDNYLGESDSTYKCGSEEGTDDDSFIDGGSDFDDEYASAKQQKKILRSAAIDSINGLGLDAMLDAPGGVASVNGKYWEGGGVGNLDAHAGCEESEPGSDYADTDDGLITPSSSDEDSLIPKKRKKRTRLYYNPNCNHEELEFKMNMIFVNKIQVKHAVQQWAICRGHDVRWKRSERFKVEARCAPGCTWRLYASRKLSSTSFKITGLDNKHMCQRAAKNRQATSEWVAKEFIQKFRRQPSYKPRYMEADLREKYYGLVVPTSCCYRAKTTAMVIIRGSLETHYTRFRAYDAELRRADPEGLFCFHFIEDPTTGAPVFQRYYVGFSCLRKGFNAGCRPVLCVDGCFLKTLVVGVLLSAVGRDANNQMYPVAWAIAEAENEETWTWFMNLLISDLGFGEGVYLTLISDQQKVLVCQNVTFFRIYLFKVLVCQNVTFGLKNAIKSVVPFAEHRNCARHIYANWKKNHKGAELKRLFWKAVNTPNPLEFDNVMDLIMAEKMEAHTDFMKQLENTFCKAFIRPNLKCDAITSNLVETFNGFISKPRQLQAINMLEDIRSSLMERMSVKSELMDNHFEAICPRIRERIDKNQTMTRFCEVKVAKGAFQVTSSDDQYVVNLKNKSCSCRAWNISGIPCPHALVCINFMRYNVEDYVDDCYKRGNYKLAYEFCLQPINGYRLWPKVGGDAILPPPYRKMPGRPKKNRRRDPDEEPKKPQRFARKGVAMTCTHCLVEGHNKRGCPNKDSAPAERPQKRKAGRPRGPNWTPKPPRSAPSASNMRKQRNTEMLESTILAQRNASTSEQRSEIHTQLQNQVAENVGIRVNTCSGFIYARPAPTDGNTYVHGAVSTAAAARRRSRPPMSLQEGSTTNVGARAAISSQEGSTTSVMFKSTASQAATPRLGKLPMTKEKQKMHK, from the exons ATGGGTAAAGATAAACGAGAACACGATCTTTCTGGCAGAGGAGACCCAAAATTGTCCACTAATTATAG GGCAGCTCAACAATTTGACCACTTCGACAGAGAAGAAAGTGTTAGGGATAGCATACTGAGGTATGAAGCGGAGAAGGAATGCATTGTGGTGGACACTGAAAATGCAGCAGAAACGGAGCCTGATAAAGCAGCAGAAATGGACATTGATAATTATCTTGGTGAGTCTGACAGCACCTACAAATGCGGCAGCGAAGAAGGCACTGATGATGACAGCTTCATTGATGGCGGGAGTGACTTCGATGATGAGTACGCAAGTGCGAAGCAACAGAAGAAAATTTTAAGAAGTGCTGCAATTGATAGCATTAATGGGTTGGGGTTGGACGCCATGCTTGATGCTCCGGGGGGTGTTGCTAGTGTAAACGGGAAGTATTGGGAAGGAGGGGGGGTTGGTAACTTAGATGCCCATGCGGGTTGCGAAGAGTCTGAACCTGGAAGTGACTATGCGGACACTGACGACGGGCTGATCACACCCTCTAGCAGTGATGAGGACAGCCTAATTCCTAAGAAGAGGAAGAAAAGAACTCGGTTGTACTATAACCCAAATTGCAACCACGAAGAGTTGGAATTTAAAATGAACATGATATTTGTGAACAAGATTCAAGTTAAACATGCTGTACAACAGTGGGCTATCTGCCGTGGCCACGATGTACGTTGGAAAAGGAGTGAGCGGTTTAAGGTCGAAGCTAGATGCGCACCTGGTTGCACATGGAGGTTATATGCAAGTAGGAAACTGTCCTCCACTTCCTTTAAGATCACAGGGCTGGATAATAAGCACATGTGTCAAAGGGCGGCGAAAAATAGACAAGCGACATCGGAGTGGGTGGCGAAAGAGTTCATTCAGAAGTTTAGACGACAGCCTTCATACAAACCCCGTTACATGGAAGCTGATCTAAGGGAAAAATATTATGGACTAGTAGTGCCCACTTCATGTTGCTATAGAGCAAAAACTACTGCAATGGTTATCATCCGAGGGTCTCTGGAAACCCATTACACTAGATTCAGAGCGTACGATGCTGAGTTGAGAAGGGCAGACCCAGAAGGTTTATTCTGTTTTCACTTCATTGAAGACCCAACAACTGGCGCTCCGGTTTTCCAGCGGTACTACGTTGGGTTTTCATGTTTAAGAAAGGGGTTTAATGCTGGTTGTCGGCCAGTGTTATGTGTGGACGGCTGTTTCCTCAAGACACTTGTAGTTGGCGTTCTGTTAAGTGCCGTAGGCCGGGACGCGAACAACCAAATGTACCCGGTGGCTTGGGCGATTGCTGAAGCAGAGAACGAGGAAACCTGGACGTGGTTTATGAACTTGTTGATATCAGATCTTGGGTTCGGGGAGGGTGTGTATTTGACTCTCATTAGCGACCAACAAAAG GTTTTGGTTTGTCAGAATGTTACATTctttaggatttatttgtttaagGTTTTGGTTTGTCAGAATGTTACATTC GGCTTGAAAAATGCAATTAAGAGTGTGGTACCTTTTGCCGAGCACCGAAATTGCGCCCGCCATATTTATGCTAACTGGAAGAAGAACCATAAGGGCGCTGAACTGAAGCGACTGTTTTGGAAGGCTGTGAATACACCTAATCCTCTAGAGTTTGACAATGTTATGGATTTGATAATGGCTGAGAAGATGGAAGCCCACACAGATTTCATGAAGCAGTTGGAGAACACATTTTGCAAAGCCTTTATTAGGCCTAATTTAAAGTGTGATGCCATTACGAGCAATTTGGTTGAGACCTTCAACGGATTTATTTCTAAGCCAAGGCAACTTCAAGCAATCAACATGCTTGAGGATATTCGATCATCTTTGATGGAGAGGATGTCCGTGAAGTCGGAGTTGATGGACAATCATTTTGAAGCAATCTGTCCAAGGATTAGAGAGCGGATAGATAAAAACCAGACTATGACAAGATTCTGTGAAGTAAAAGTTGCAAAAGGGGCATTTCAAGTGACTTCTAGTGATGATCAGTATGTGGTGAACTTAAAAAACAAGAGCTGTAGTTGTAGAGCATGGAACATTAGTGGCATACCATGTCCCCATGCTCTGGTCTGCATCAATTTCATGCGATATAACGTTGAGGACTACGTCGATGATTGCTACAAGAGGGGAAATTATAAGTTGGCATATGAATTCTGTCTACAGCCAATCAATGGGTACAGACTGTGGCCCAAAGTAGGAGGCGATGCTATACTGCCACCGCCATATCGTAAGATGCCTGGCCGTCCTAAGAAGAATAGGAGGAGAGACCCTGACGAGGAACCTAAGAAGCCTCAGAGGTTTGCAAGAAAGGGTGTTGCAATGACATGCACTCATTGCCTTGTCGAGGGACATAACAAACGTGGCTGCCCCAATAAGGATAGTGCCCCTGCTGAAAGGCCTCAAAAG CGTAAGGCAGGTAGACCTAGGGGTCCAAACTGGACTCCTAAACCTCCTAGGAGTGCACCTTCTGCTTCGAATATGAGAAAGCAAAGAAACACAGAAATGCTTGAGAGCACGATTTTAGCTCAAAGGAATGCATCAACATCGGAGCAAAGAAGTGAGATCCATACACAACTGCAAAACCAG GTTGCTGAAAATGTTGGGATAAGGGTGAACACATGCTCTGGTTTCATTTATGCAAGG CCTGCTCCTACTGATGGCAACACATATGTTCATGGAGCAGTTTCAACGGCTGCTGCAGCTAGAAGACGTAGTAGACCGCCAATGTCATTGCAGGAAGGATCGACCACCAATGTAGGTGCCCGGGCAGCCATATCTTCACAGGAAGGATCGACAACATCTGTTATGTTCAAGTCAACTGCATCGCAAGCTGCGACACCGCGATTAGGCAAACTTCCAATGACAAAAGAAAAACAGAAGATGCACAAGTAA
- the LOC126659559 gene encoding cyclin-dependent protein kinase inhibitor SMR1-like — translation MSTTDHHHHDLEFRQDSPRKQVPFIKNEQLEQSCSSSNENKVEIQQQNNEEDCTTPTSDENKIPPVVICPPAPRKPKTMMGSCKRKLDFLEIVKREEVESYFRSNFDVLAKRRCPCK, via the coding sequence ATGTCTACTACCGATCACCACCACCATGATCTTGAATTCCGTCAAGATTCGCCGCGGAAACAAGTTCCGTTCATCAAGAACGAGCAACTCGAGCAATCTTGCAGCTCGTCCAACGAGAATAAAGTCGAAATTCAGCAACAAAACAACGAGGAAGATTGTACGACGCCCACCTCCGACGAAAACAAGATTCCTCCGGTCGTTATTTGCCCGCCGGCGCCGCGTAAACCGAAGACCATGATGGGCTCTTGTAAAAGAAAGCTAGATTTTCTTGAGATCGTGAAACGGGAAGAGGTTGAGTCGTATTTCCGATCGAATTTCGATGTGCTGGCGAAGAGGAGATGCCCTTGTAAATGA
- the LOC126661060 gene encoding uncharacterized protein LOC126661060, translated as MSSMFESFKPLEDVNDNMYNLSPKRVRSNCRHGKLALYTSWTKTNPGRIFRRCRQSRTEEDCGAFRWYDEEVSYENIMKLTVLLDKVTGLTDQLEDREKTIKQFEEAQGKATIAFTELLDEYDRLPM; from the exons ATGTCTTCAATGTTTGAATCTTTCAAGCCCCTTGAAGATGTGAACGACAACATGTACAATCTTTCTCCAAAGCGAGTACGCAGTAACTGTAGGCATGGAAAGTTGGCTCTGTACACTTCATGGACCAAAACGAATCCGGGAAGAATATTCCGGCGATGTCGTCAGTCCAGG ACCGAAGAAGATTGCGGAGCTTTTCGTTGGTACGATGAGGAGGTATCGTATGAGAATATCATGAAGCTCACTGTGCTTTTGGACAAAGTAACAGGATTGACGGATCAACTTGAGGATAGGGAGAAAACAATTAAGCAGTTTGAAGAGGCTCAAGGAAAAGCTACAATTGCTTTTACGGAGTTACTGGATGAATATGATCGACTGCCTATGTAA
- the LOC126661914 gene encoding uncharacterized protein LOC126661914 gives MALFYSKPAKGLDKETLFPLFVLFYAWITCLKILRTLISLSLSIKGCKSSNINHLMFADGFLLFCHGNMESINFLNQNLFHFKDSSGLEINPNKSQVFFCNVNNTVKDMIMSTLRFKEGILPLRYLGIPLITTTLSKLQLIQSVMLSMHVFGAVIMILPYSVIKSIQSICSRFLWNGTSEGKYSTLISWNDVKWIKNNKLTTNSYWGAKANYSSCWIWRGLIGIKDKIQRVMSCKIGDEPNTVFWSDLCINGCTMIEKFPTIKMREADFNKFARVVDVFRLNRWVLPDPMDSAIEEAWEYNRDNFKLQSNTPDKIE, from the exons ATGGCTCTATTTTATTCAAAGCCGGCAAAAGGTTTAGACAAAGAGACTTTATTTCCCTTATTTGTTTTGTTCTATGCATGGATTACTTGTTTAAAAATCTTAAGAACACTGATCAGTCTTTCTCTTTCCATAAAAGGGTGCAAATCTTCAAACATCAATCATCTTATGTTTGCTGATGGTTTTCTCTTGTTCTGTCATGGTAATATGGAGTCCATAAACTTTCTAAACCAAAATCTCTTTCATTTCAAAGACTCTTCTGGGCTAGAAATTAACCCTAACAAAAGCCAAGTTTTCTTCTGTAATGTCAATAATACTGTTAAAGATATGATCATGAGTACCTTACGGTTTAAAGAAGGCATTCTCCCCTTAAGATACCTAGGAATCCCTCTGATTACCACCACATTGTCTAA GCTTCAGTTAATTCAGTCTGTCATGCTAAGTATGCATGTTTTCGGGGCTGTTATCATGATTCTGCCTTACTCTGTTATTAAGAGTATTCAAAGCATTTGTTCTAGATTCTTGTGGAATGGGACTTCGGAGGGGAAATACagtactttaatttcttggaatgAT GTCAAGTGGATTAAGAACAACAAGCTTACAACGAATAGCTACTGGGGTGCTAAAGCTAATTACAGTTCTTGTTGGATCTGGAGAGGCCTGATTGGGATCAAAGATAAAATTCAGAGGGTTATGTCTTGTAAGATTGGCGATGAGCCAAATACTGTTTTCTGGAGTGATCTTTGTATTAATGGGTGTACTATGATAGAAAAATTCCCCACAATAAAGATGAGGGAGGCAGATTTCAACAAGTTTGCTAGAGTTGTTGATGTCTTCAGACTTAACAGATGGGTTCTTCCCGATCCCATGGATTCGGCAATAGAGGAAGCTTGGGAGTATAATAGAGATAACTTCAAGCTGCAAAGTAATACCCCTGATAAAATTGAGTGA